The following proteins are co-located in the Maridesulfovibrio sp. genome:
- a CDS encoding ATP-binding cassette domain-containing protein has product MRFDSVSFRYQPESPYALENVSFETKPGEKVGIIGPMGSGKSTLLKLLAGLADPSEGLIMLDGHNMAHLNIEKVREFVGVVPQSPVLFHGTLELNLLMGSRTATQKSLQQALAISGIERFVSNHPLGLKMPILEGGKNLSRGQRQAVAVARALISSPPLLLLDEPTSSMDSTQERMLIHQIKGTMADKSIFVVTHRPQILEVVDRILVVDQGRIVADGPRDEIIRKLSSPAPARQG; this is encoded by the coding sequence GTGCGTTTTGACAGTGTTTCCTTCCGGTATCAGCCGGAATCACCCTATGCTCTTGAAAATGTATCATTTGAAACAAAGCCGGGAGAAAAAGTAGGAATCATCGGCCCTATGGGCAGCGGTAAATCAACCCTCCTCAAGCTGCTGGCAGGCCTTGCCGATCCCAGCGAAGGGCTGATCATGCTGGATGGACACAACATGGCCCACCTCAACATTGAAAAAGTCCGTGAATTTGTCGGGGTAGTTCCGCAATCCCCTGTGCTGTTTCATGGCACCCTTGAGCTGAACCTGCTCATGGGTTCACGCACAGCCACCCAGAAATCATTGCAGCAGGCTCTGGCTATTTCCGGCATCGAAAGGTTTGTCTCCAATCACCCTCTGGGTCTTAAAATGCCCATCCTCGAAGGCGGGAAAAACCTTTCCAGAGGACAACGTCAGGCCGTGGCGGTTGCCCGTGCCCTGATCAGCTCTCCCCCTCTGTTGCTCCTTGACGAACCGACCAGCTCCATGGACTCCACGCAGGAACGCATGCTCATTCACCAGATCAAGGGGACAATGGCTGATAAATCTATTTTCGTTGTCACCCACAGGCCGCAGATTCTTGAGGTCGTGGACAGGATTCTAGTTGTGGACCAAGGACGCATTGTCGCCGACGGACCACGCGATGAAATCATCCGGAAACTTTCCAGCCCGGCTCCGGCCAGACAGGGGTAA
- a CDS encoding Ig-like domain-containing protein encodes MADAQKVSPSTVYNVQGSPDDYNYILKGADLILVNKQTNEEQVFLFVGNIMSLDGQVNMEFSNGQSLDSPNLFQRSEMPDMDKQDEEAPEWEAVSDDSTPSDDEEGNSDEGNLGEGQLLNAQAALVTDPTDDILKTQQRMFDDINKFAQQESLSSTPDPIDPIQGQDIDQPDPKDDPEKPEKEIIGGGTNPPIPTPTPNSSNVTIALSQESESGIKNEDGSYKEDGITNNTDLTITGSADAGTVLDIYMDGVKIGQKTATDGTYSFGVTGVAEGDHEFYAQIADGTGESAAKSSKLEVEVDTTAPTLNNDATADSTSKVTFAEDAGKTYTNQNRPLIEGTGESDTILTITYTSTDGSVTGTLKDITVNSSGNWSYRFPEGSELADGTYTFTIAGQDDAGNALATTQQIQNVVVKTDFTTGATISLDTVSDSMGNHVQAAANDRITNETDLKLTISNIHKDARQVTVYLANADGTKTELGTASLNADKTAWTYTVDNSKIPADGTYTFMVEAMDMAGNIYQPASSLPVEVDRTAPTEGLTIDLDADSDSADSHGLLGNNTDNYTHGTEASDPDGARILHLSGTGAGSAGRVNLYFEDASGNKTLINTVGYIQAEADGSWKYTLDASTYGKAGAEQLKIIAEITDVAGNIESADLTVTVDNTAPEKSTITIAGLDPAAIETDSSGHSATVKGNSITLTGEISEKADAVIVTLYCKNADGSITEVAHSQTDGGGLLSISESGGKISWSYDVTGLVHGQDYSYYVTVEDAAGNVSDASKTFTFTSDQQISIPTIALDAASNTIGGPGTVGDNITGFVKDGSGTKDTDVEFKVTGDHDDTISVYVVDAAGTHTVTVGGVDYKCSLVGSAKNGQTVSFDASAYENDTTDLQFIAVAEDAAGNTATSAIYPVTIDDEAPVVGDIGVEDAATLGLSDVDNETNATKLTLTGTLEEGSDKLVVRVYDGVDGAGNPKYLGDATITSTGSGYKWSFDVGDDTDSAKYISQGEHNFKIIVEDAAGNQTTVPSSDTYDINIDRTDPVISAALGSGLDTGRGGSYTDDWITSIDDNLSIDVEASEGATITVTVNGHTFSHTVTDAEAAAGKINFDLSSLSLDNNKLNLGNNDVVIKATDPAGNSTTLNKTLIIDNKVDTDTSTIKLAAGSDTGVSGDNATSDHTPTMQGTTEAFALVELLIKGTDKFGHDVEYAESVTADKDGNWTITPDSAIADGSYDVTAKITDIAGNTGTISLDSQLVISSNPTAPVITMTEDTAAQYFGANTDQDWITRDSDPDFNIQKDVGTKLVVTATKAGDSAFSFSQTYDDAGELAADHIEMPTSLADGTYTFTFTTTDAYGNQTATTKTVVIDSEYDSDDMTLAIDADSDTGETDIGVNDIILTKDSTPELSGKAEAGSKARMMVISFDSEADLNASADPTSMNDDQLRSFMETNKAALVTEVTVGSDGSWVATPNLSDGDKYYKVIVVSEDQAGNVEAESISINLDTHGPAAPAINLTEDDGDVYPDSALNSITDLTPRLAGTSTTESDVTTIISITDKSGTEVLRLDASTIADASGNWEYHYGQGSNNPYLQGGEYTATITSTDKAGNATSDKVEFTILQDVAAKPTVELATDDDTNVVGDGVTSTALLAADTKLTLTGTAVAFQEVKIYDSSDNLIGTSKSGEDGVWTYDFGTNPSGVNVYYVIANGKRSDNFTLNVDNSTPDPTADLKNDTGTDGDWITNDPTIEGNVEAGSTVKVSAERVYELTDIGGGNYSYTDSTGTSHTISAADKTVIDGKDFFVSTEKYTYTVDSDNIKSDGSYETGELATILNGKDGQYRVTVNSTDVAGNSSNLVIPDVLNLDTVIEKPTIGIKAGDDSYLAPDADGDIVNSSGTKVGSYADLPAGFRNPSVAYDEDNITNDRNLVLTGDAEAGAKVLLSVTLNGTITKYEVTADENGKWECTPGNLADGKYTASVTVTDTAGNSSTSNDFSFEVDLSPTRAAYIDLADDDDTYTNDATPQLNIIGDTGAAYVLYYVDGTTGALTAVKTGTFANAYQNYTVPNASALAEGDHNYRLVTVDKAGNVQSRDYTIHVDLTPPAAAEGVTFTKIDETGSSPTTVSTYVEQTGKVVNINTNDNTTDLLVKTAAGTSLVELVRSDGQVVASGSVNGSGNALLDLTSQDMNIIDDGNYTYTLKFYDGVGNQLDANNVTVNLVVDTTDPTVTMDMSSSSDRGFNEEVGSILTSGESFTFEGKFTEDRSINYTTEMAYLIVISNGADTWTYNSLDSANQDSHIQNITVNADGTYHFDFVDSDSAHPLADGDYNVNIKAIDQAGNTSDASSVDFQLDNNDINQTQLNMTADIVGSKRYVSLEQSHYTGDNDPLTTDTHYKYELTLHDTDGHTTQTSSGDLTEGDDIELSFRDDSSTYDYAEVKITDKAGNESESQYIDLDKSDLNYSADLGKDSDVASVKASLYVDTNNNGVVDAGDTVYDSFQDVTVSDNWSKNFAALTEGNYVLQLKGYDSGGTAIDSSKTEFSFSLDDMDTGTTADDIFNTNSDQDYNGSQEGAGGNTADTTSGTHTVVDVEVHHDHIDFNIS; translated from the coding sequence ATGGCTGACGCTCAGAAAGTTTCTCCGTCAACAGTATATAATGTTCAAGGGTCGCCTGACGACTACAACTACATTCTCAAAGGTGCCGACCTTATTCTGGTCAATAAACAGACCAATGAAGAACAGGTATTTCTCTTTGTCGGTAACATTATGAGTCTCGATGGACAGGTCAACATGGAATTCTCCAACGGCCAGTCCCTTGATTCCCCTAACCTGTTCCAGCGTTCGGAAATGCCGGACATGGATAAGCAGGACGAAGAAGCTCCTGAATGGGAAGCCGTATCAGATGATTCCACCCCTTCGGACGATGAGGAAGGCAACTCCGACGAGGGCAACCTCGGAGAAGGTCAACTTCTGAACGCTCAGGCAGCACTTGTCACCGACCCCACCGACGACATCCTCAAGACCCAGCAGCGCATGTTTGATGACATCAACAAGTTCGCGCAGCAGGAAAGTTTGTCCAGTACTCCTGACCCTATTGATCCGATTCAAGGACAGGATATTGATCAACCTGACCCAAAAGATGATCCTGAAAAACCAGAAAAAGAAATAATCGGCGGTGGAACAAATCCTCCAATTCCTACCCCAACTCCCAATAGTAGTAATGTAACCATTGCTCTTTCGCAAGAATCTGAGTCCGGTATTAAGAACGAAGATGGCTCTTACAAAGAAGACGGAATCACCAACAACACAGACCTAACGATTACCGGTTCTGCTGATGCTGGCACTGTCCTTGATATTTATATGGATGGTGTGAAGATTGGGCAAAAAACAGCTACAGATGGCACATATAGCTTCGGCGTAACAGGGGTAGCCGAAGGCGATCACGAATTCTATGCCCAAATAGCTGACGGCACAGGCGAAAGTGCAGCTAAATCCAGCAAATTAGAAGTTGAGGTAGATACTACAGCACCGACTCTCAATAACGATGCGACAGCAGACTCAACTTCCAAGGTAACCTTTGCGGAAGATGCGGGGAAAACATACACAAACCAGAACCGCCCTCTCATTGAAGGAACAGGTGAAAGTGATACTATCCTGACCATCACTTACACCAGTACGGACGGTTCGGTTACAGGGACTCTTAAGGATATCACCGTAAACAGCAGTGGTAACTGGAGCTACCGATTCCCAGAAGGCAGTGAACTTGCTGATGGAACCTACACCTTCACCATCGCCGGCCAAGATGATGCGGGTAATGCTCTGGCTACAACCCAACAGATTCAGAATGTAGTGGTTAAGACAGATTTCACTACTGGTGCGACCATCAGTCTCGACACCGTTTCTGATTCAATGGGGAATCATGTCCAAGCAGCAGCAAATGACAGAATAACCAACGAAACCGATCTGAAACTTACTATCAGTAACATCCACAAGGATGCACGACAGGTAACAGTATATCTTGCTAATGCAGACGGCACCAAAACCGAACTTGGCACAGCGAGTCTCAACGCGGATAAGACGGCATGGACCTACACTGTAGATAACAGCAAAATACCTGCAGACGGAACCTACACATTCATGGTTGAAGCCATGGATATGGCTGGTAATATTTATCAGCCAGCTTCCAGCTTGCCAGTGGAAGTCGACCGCACTGCACCGACCGAAGGACTTACCATTGACCTTGATGCCGACAGTGATTCCGCTGATAGCCATGGGCTCCTTGGCAACAACACAGATAACTACACGCACGGAACCGAAGCAAGCGATCCTGACGGAGCCAGAATTCTGCATCTCAGCGGAACAGGAGCCGGATCAGCAGGCCGTGTTAACCTCTATTTCGAAGACGCCAGTGGCAACAAGACTTTGATCAACACTGTCGGCTATATTCAGGCAGAAGCGGACGGTAGTTGGAAATACACTCTTGATGCTTCGACTTATGGTAAAGCAGGTGCAGAGCAACTTAAAATAATTGCTGAAATCACAGACGTAGCAGGCAACATTGAAAGCGCAGATCTGACCGTAACCGTCGACAACACCGCCCCGGAAAAATCCACCATCACCATTGCCGGACTTGATCCCGCAGCAATTGAGACAGATAGCAGCGGACACTCAGCTACAGTCAAAGGAAATTCAATTACCCTTACTGGAGAAATTTCCGAAAAAGCCGATGCTGTTATTGTTACCCTTTACTGTAAAAATGCAGACGGCAGTATAACTGAAGTTGCGCACAGCCAGACTGACGGCGGAGGCCTCCTTTCCATTTCCGAGTCAGGTGGAAAAATCAGCTGGTCCTACGATGTAACCGGACTGGTGCATGGTCAGGATTACTCCTACTACGTCACCGTGGAAGACGCTGCAGGTAACGTAAGTGACGCATCCAAAACTTTCACCTTTACTTCCGATCAGCAGATAAGCATCCCGACCATTGCCCTTGATGCTGCCAGTAACACCATCGGCGGCCCGGGAACAGTAGGCGATAATATCACCGGATTCGTGAAAGACGGTTCAGGAACCAAAGATACCGACGTTGAATTCAAAGTTACCGGAGACCACGATGATACTATCAGTGTCTATGTTGTAGATGCAGCCGGGACTCACACCGTCACTGTAGGTGGCGTGGACTACAAATGCTCTCTTGTCGGTTCAGCCAAAAACGGCCAGACCGTTTCCTTTGATGCTTCCGCCTATGAAAATGATACCACCGATCTTCAATTCATCGCGGTTGCAGAGGATGCTGCCGGAAACACTGCCACTTCAGCAATCTACCCTGTGACTATTGACGATGAAGCTCCTGTGGTCGGCGATATCGGAGTTGAAGATGCCGCAACTCTCGGTCTTTCCGATGTGGACAATGAAACCAATGCTACCAAGCTGACCTTGACCGGAACTCTGGAAGAAGGTTCGGACAAACTCGTTGTACGCGTTTACGACGGCGTTGATGGCGCAGGCAATCCCAAATACCTCGGCGATGCAACAATCACCAGCACCGGAAGCGGCTACAAATGGTCCTTCGATGTAGGGGATGACACTGATTCCGCCAAATACATTTCGCAAGGCGAACATAATTTCAAAATCATTGTTGAGGATGCCGCAGGCAACCAGACTACAGTCCCATCCAGCGACACCTACGACATCAACATCGACCGCACTGACCCGGTTATTTCTGCGGCCCTCGGCAGCGGGCTGGATACCGGACGCGGTGGGTCATACACCGACGACTGGATTACCAGCATTGACGACAACCTGAGCATAGACGTTGAAGCCAGTGAAGGTGCTACCATTACCGTTACTGTAAACGGTCACACCTTTAGCCACACTGTAACTGACGCCGAAGCTGCTGCGGGCAAAATCAACTTTGATCTTTCTTCACTCAGTCTGGACAATAACAAGCTTAATCTCGGCAACAACGACGTTGTAATTAAAGCAACAGATCCAGCTGGTAACAGCACTACCCTGAACAAAACTCTGATCATCGACAACAAGGTCGACACCGACACCAGCACCATCAAGCTGGCTGCAGGTTCCGATACCGGGGTCAGCGGCGATAATGCAACCAGTGACCATACCCCGACCATGCAGGGAACCACCGAAGCTTTTGCTTTGGTGGAACTGCTGATCAAAGGTACTGATAAATTTGGACACGATGTTGAGTACGCTGAAAGCGTTACTGCGGACAAAGACGGTAACTGGACCATTACCCCGGACAGCGCCATTGCAGACGGCAGTTATGATGTTACCGCAAAGATCACTGATATCGCTGGCAATACTGGGACAATCAGCCTCGATTCCCAGCTTGTAATTTCTTCCAACCCAACGGCCCCGGTCATCACCATGACCGAGGACACAGCTGCCCAGTATTTTGGTGCGAACACAGATCAGGACTGGATAACCCGTGATTCCGACCCGGATTTCAATATCCAGAAAGATGTCGGGACTAAACTCGTTGTCACCGCCACTAAAGCTGGGGATTCTGCGTTTTCATTCAGCCAGACCTATGATGACGCAGGTGAACTGGCTGCGGACCATATTGAAATGCCCACTTCGCTGGCTGACGGCACTTATACTTTTACTTTCACTACAACTGATGCCTACGGCAACCAAACCGCCACAACAAAAACCGTTGTCATCGACTCGGAATACGACTCTGACGACATGACTTTGGCTATTGATGCCGATTCCGATACCGGGGAAACCGACATCGGTGTTAATGACATCATCCTGACCAAAGACTCCACACCTGAACTTTCGGGTAAAGCGGAGGCCGGAAGCAAAGCCAGAATGATGGTCATAAGTTTCGACAGTGAGGCTGACCTGAATGCCAGTGCAGACCCCACTTCCATGAACGATGACCAATTGCGCAGCTTCATGGAAACCAACAAGGCAGCACTGGTTACCGAAGTAACCGTCGGCAGCGATGGTAGCTGGGTGGCAACCCCCAATCTTAGTGATGGCGACAAGTACTACAAGGTTATAGTTGTATCCGAAGATCAGGCGGGTAACGTTGAGGCTGAATCAATATCCATCAATCTCGATACACATGGCCCTGCCGCTCCGGCAATCAACCTGACCGAGGATGACGGTGATGTTTATCCAGATTCAGCTCTCAATTCCATCACCGACCTGACACCTCGTCTGGCTGGTACATCCACCACCGAGAGCGATGTGACCACCATTATTTCCATTACGGATAAAAGCGGAACCGAGGTACTTAGACTGGATGCCAGCACCATCGCTGATGCCAGCGGTAACTGGGAATATCATTACGGACAGGGCAGCAATAATCCGTACCTGCAAGGCGGCGAATACACTGCAACTATTACCAGCACGGACAAGGCTGGAAACGCAACAAGTGACAAAGTTGAGTTCACAATCCTGCAGGATGTTGCGGCTAAGCCCACAGTTGAGCTGGCCACAGATGACGACACCAATGTAGTTGGTGACGGCGTCACCAGTACTGCCCTGCTCGCCGCAGACACCAAGCTGACCCTGACCGGTACTGCGGTGGCATTTCAGGAAGTCAAAATTTATGACAGCAGCGATAACCTGATCGGCACATCCAAATCAGGAGAGGACGGAGTCTGGACCTACGACTTCGGCACCAATCCTTCAGGCGTGAATGTGTACTATGTTATTGCCAACGGCAAAAGATCGGACAACTTCACCCTCAATGTGGACAACTCCACACCGGACCCCACTGCGGACCTCAAAAACGATACCGGAACCGATGGTGACTGGATCACAAATGATCCGACCATTGAAGGTAATGTTGAAGCCGGAAGCACTGTCAAAGTAAGTGCTGAAAGGGTTTATGAACTTACCGATATCGGAGGCGGGAATTATTCGTACACTGACAGTACCGGCACCAGCCACACAATATCTGCAGCTGATAAAACCGTAATTGACGGCAAAGACTTTTTTGTAAGTACTGAAAAGTACACATACACTGTGGACTCGGATAATATTAAAAGCGACGGTTCCTATGAAACCGGGGAACTGGCAACCATCCTGAATGGCAAGGACGGCCAGTACCGGGTTACCGTAAACTCCACAGACGTTGCTGGTAACAGCAGCAACCTCGTAATTCCTGATGTGCTTAATCTGGACACAGTTATTGAGAAACCGACCATCGGCATCAAGGCCGGAGACGATTCCTACCTTGCTCCTGATGCTGACGGCGATATTGTGAACAGTAGCGGCACCAAGGTCGGTTCATATGCAGACCTCCCAGCCGGGTTCCGTAATCCGAGTGTGGCTTACGATGAAGATAACATCACCAATGACCGCAATCTGGTCCTCACTGGAGATGCAGAAGCCGGGGCCAAGGTTCTTTTATCCGTCACCCTGAACGGTACTATCACCAAATATGAAGTAACCGCCGACGAAAACGGGAAATGGGAATGCACCCCCGGTAACCTAGCCGACGGCAAATACACCGCATCTGTGACTGTCACCGATACTGCGGGCAACTCTTCCACCAGTAACGATTTCTCGTTCGAAGTGGACCTCAGCCCCACCCGAGCAGCATATATAGACCTTGCGGATGATGACGACACTTATACCAACGATGCCACTCCGCAACTGAACATTATCGGAGATACCGGAGCGGCTTATGTCCTCTACTATGTAGACGGTACAACCGGAGCTTTGACCGCAGTAAAAACCGGTACTTTTGCAAACGCTTACCAAAACTACACAGTTCCTAATGCAAGTGCTCTTGCGGAAGGAGATCATAACTACAGGCTGGTCACTGTGGATAAGGCGGGGAACGTCCAGTCCAGAGACTACACCATCCACGTGGACCTTACCCCGCCAGCTGCTGCTGAAGGCGTTACTTTCACTAAGATTGATGAAACCGGTAGTAGTCCCACGACTGTCAGCACCTATGTTGAACAGACGGGTAAGGTTGTTAACATCAACACCAACGACAACACCACAGACCTGCTAGTTAAAACAGCTGCAGGCACATCTCTGGTGGAACTTGTCCGCTCTGACGGTCAGGTAGTTGCCAGCGGTTCAGTTAACGGATCAGGTAATGCTCTCTTGGATCTTACCAGTCAGGACATGAACATCATTGACGACGGCAACTATACCTATACCCTGAAATTTTACGATGGAGTGGGCAACCAGCTCGATGCCAACAACGTCACCGTTAATCTCGTTGTTGATACAACCGATCCCACTGTGACTATGGATATGTCCAGCAGTTCGGACCGCGGCTTCAATGAAGAAGTCGGATCAATTCTGACCAGCGGTGAATCGTTTACCTTTGAAGGCAAATTCACAGAGGACAGGTCCATTAATTATACGACCGAAATGGCCTACCTCATTGTCATCAGCAATGGCGCGGATACATGGACATACAATTCACTGGACAGTGCAAATCAGGACAGCCACATCCAGAATATTACTGTAAACGCAGACGGCACTTACCACTTTGATTTCGTGGACAGTGACTCTGCTCATCCGCTCGCTGACGGCGATTACAATGTAAACATCAAGGCCATTGATCAGGCCGGTAATACTTCAGATGCTTCAAGTGTTGATTTCCAGCTGGACAACAATGACATCAACCAAACCCAGCTGAATATGACCGCAGATATTGTCGGGTCCAAACGATATGTCTCTCTGGAGCAATCGCACTATACCGGAGACAACGATCCTTTAACAACCGACACTCATTACAAATATGAATTAACTCTGCATGATACTGACGGCCACACTACTCAGACAAGTTCCGGCGATCTGACTGAGGGGGATGATATTGAGCTCTCCTTCAGGGACGACTCCAGTACTTACGACTACGCTGAAGTAAAAATCACGGACAAAGCCGGTAACGAGTCGGAATCACAATACATTGATCTCGACAAGAGCGACCTCAACTACAGCGCTGATCTGGGCAAAGATTCTGACGTTGCTTCAGTCAAAGCCAGCTTGTACGTAGACACTAACAATAACGGCGTAGTTGATGCCGGCGACACTGTTTATGATAGTTTTCAAGATGTTACGGTTAGTGATAACTGGAGCAAGAATTTTGCTGCGCTTACTGAAGGAAACTATGTGCTTCAGCTCAAGGGTTATGACTCTGGTGGAACAGCCATAGACTCTTCAAAAACCGAATTCAGTTTCAGTCTTGACGACATGGATACCGGAACAACCGCTGACGATATATTCAATACGAATAGTGATCAGGATTACAACGGGTCTCAAGAAGGTGCAGGAGGAAACACCGCCGACACCACTTCGGGAACCCACACTGTGGTGGATGTAGAAGTGCATCATGACCACATTGATTTTAACATTTCATAA
- a CDS encoding TolC family protein, with the protein MSGQMIKKFGTACILCALLTIQGYVSFADNSTEGTPPQPVVESSTETVSLSGLENKNKEYKNAEDIESFKQGVIKIEDPGEKGSSLQENSPNAANATTLTLQRACELAVGNHPLVASSRYSLLEKTAEYGMARQVYMPRIDFTAQAGPSHNLDTETTSYGQSSVAMTQTFFNFGGLDDSVDSAKMKAVGAKYRLARTQEDIAALAINSYLSVMQAQETLQVYNNSLEFYNKLLKTFWERYNAGISSKADARKVEVSLRSTESQVTVQKQQLKTARLLLENIIKQPVNEVETNIAMAKMAISETLEGAYEIAKANNVNLRAYDAEIESQKKAVSTVEANYYPSFGYRLQAKSEFKKYDGYENALDAQLTVNWNLFNGYATDEGVKREEAVLKRLQATKEATELEVQNILSDAFNAYKSSEKEFDLARDAYDASINLMSLYLSEFDLGIRTLLDLITAREGQTSAAVREVNARYSRIRAALNIFLEQGRLPEILGLPVEKVPFENSNSLYSAIGE; encoded by the coding sequence ATGTCAGGGCAGATGATTAAGAAATTCGGAACAGCTTGTATTCTTTGCGCACTCCTCACAATTCAGGGCTATGTTTCCTTTGCAGACAATTCCACAGAAGGCACTCCTCCCCAGCCTGTAGTGGAAAGCTCAACGGAAACAGTCAGCCTTTCCGGTCTGGAGAACAAAAACAAAGAGTACAAAAATGCTGAAGACATTGAGTCTTTTAAACAGGGTGTAATCAAAATTGAAGACCCTGGAGAAAAAGGATCTTCCTTACAGGAAAACAGCCCAAATGCCGCAAATGCAACTACGCTGACCCTGCAGCGGGCCTGCGAACTTGCTGTCGGCAATCATCCGCTGGTGGCATCATCCCGCTACTCTTTACTTGAAAAGACAGCAGAGTACGGCATGGCCCGTCAGGTTTACATGCCCCGAATCGACTTTACAGCACAGGCAGGACCTTCGCACAACCTTGACACGGAGACCACCAGTTACGGCCAATCCTCCGTTGCCATGACCCAGACTTTCTTCAACTTCGGAGGTCTGGACGACAGCGTGGACAGTGCCAAGATGAAGGCTGTAGGCGCAAAATACCGTCTGGCACGCACACAGGAAGACATCGCAGCCCTTGCCATTAACTCATATCTGAGCGTGATGCAGGCACAGGAGACCTTGCAGGTCTACAACAACTCCTTGGAATTCTATAACAAGCTGTTAAAGACTTTCTGGGAACGCTACAACGCCGGCATCTCCTCCAAGGCTGATGCCCGCAAAGTTGAAGTCTCGCTGCGGTCCACAGAATCTCAAGTCACTGTGCAGAAGCAACAGCTCAAGACTGCAAGACTGCTTCTTGAAAACATCATCAAGCAGCCGGTTAATGAAGTAGAAACCAACATTGCCATGGCCAAGATGGCAATTTCGGAGACCCTTGAAGGCGCCTACGAAATTGCCAAAGCCAACAACGTAAACCTCAGGGCTTACGATGCTGAGATTGAATCACAGAAAAAGGCGGTTTCCACTGTGGAGGCAAACTACTACCCTTCTTTCGGGTACAGATTGCAGGCCAAAAGTGAATTCAAAAAATATGACGGTTATGAAAATGCACTGGATGCCCAGCTCACCGTCAACTGGAACCTGTTTAACGGCTATGCCACCGATGAAGGTGTAAAAAGAGAAGAGGCCGTACTCAAGAGATTGCAGGCCACCAAGGAAGCAACTGAACTCGAAGTTCAGAATATCCTTTCCGATGCCTTCAATGCCTACAAATCATCTGAAAAAGAATTTGATCTTGCCCGTGATGCCTATGACGCAAGTATCAACCTCATGAGCCTCTACTTGAGTGAGTTTGATCTAGGCATCAGAACCCTTCTCGATCTTATTACTGCCCGCGAAGGGCAAACAAGCGCAGCTGTGCGCGAAGTTAACGCCCGCTATTCTAGAATTCGTGCGGCACTCAATATTTTTCTCGAACAAGGCAGACTCCCCGAAATTCTGGGGCTCCCAGTGGAAAAAGTTCCATTTGAAAACAGTAATTCTCTCTACTCTGCTATAGGTGAATAA
- a CDS encoding phosphatidylserine decarboxylase gives MDYIEYIDRESGQLRKETVPGEGWLKWLYHNPLGKLALHGIVKRKFISQWYGSKMDTADSQEKIPGFVKELGIDMNEATRPVEDYKSFNDFFIRELKPEARPIDNAPDSIVSPADGKILAFENLSGLDSFFVKGQKFSLESFLQNSMLSKKYEGGTLLIIRLAPVDYHRFHFPAAGKASASTLINGDYFSVSPYAVKNMLNVYWENKREHSTLKTVAAGDILLCEVGATMVGSIEQTYTPDSEVKKGQEKGWFKFGGSTVIMLLENGKAQIDADILKNTGNGFETSVKVGEHIATINS, from the coding sequence ATGGATTATATAGAATACATTGATCGCGAATCGGGACAGCTTCGCAAAGAAACCGTTCCGGGTGAAGGATGGCTAAAATGGCTTTACCACAATCCTTTAGGAAAACTGGCCCTGCACGGGATAGTTAAAAGAAAATTTATATCCCAATGGTACGGCAGCAAAATGGACACTGCGGACTCACAAGAGAAAATTCCCGGTTTCGTAAAAGAATTGGGGATCGACATGAATGAAGCCACTCGTCCGGTGGAAGACTATAAATCATTCAACGACTTCTTTATCCGCGAACTCAAGCCGGAAGCCAGACCGATTGATAATGCGCCTGATTCAATAGTTTCTCCGGCAGATGGTAAAATACTGGCTTTCGAGAACCTTAGTGGCCTTGATTCTTTCTTTGTGAAAGGACAGAAGTTTTCTCTTGAAAGCTTCCTGCAAAACAGCATGCTCAGCAAAAAATACGAGGGCGGAACCCTGCTGATCATTCGACTTGCACCGGTTGATTATCACCGCTTCCACTTTCCTGCTGCAGGTAAGGCTTCCGCTTCAACCCTTATCAACGGGGACTACTTCTCTGTTTCACCCTATGCAGTTAAAAACATGCTTAACGTATACTGGGAAAACAAAAGGGAACATAGCACTCTTAAAACCGTTGCAGCCGGCGACATTCTGCTTTGTGAAGTAGGTGCAACAATGGTCGGTTCCATTGAACAGACCTACACACCGGACAGTGAAGTCAAAAAAGGGCAAGAAAAAGGCTGGTTTAAATTCGGTGGATCGACCGTCATAATGCTTCTTGAGAATGGCAAAGCACAGATTGATGCCGATATCCTCAAAAACACAGGTAACGGTTTCGAGACCAGTGTTAAAGTTGGTGAACATATCGCAACAATCAACTCATAA